The Saccharothrix variisporea genome has a segment encoding these proteins:
- a CDS encoding Lrp/AsnC family transcriptional regulator, whose protein sequence is MTPSPGHSAPLDATDRRIVEALRADGRLSMRALAEKLHISRASAYSRVERLHRDGVITGYTAVVDPERYGFGISAYVYLKISQHSWKAVRQRVLEIPEVWHGALVSGDYDLVLLVRAPDAHSLRDLVLSRLQTMPDVTSSHTVLILDELPTDGHQPEL, encoded by the coding sequence ATGACGCCCAGCCCTGGACATTCGGCACCGCTCGACGCGACCGACCGCCGCATCGTGGAGGCCCTGCGCGCGGACGGCCGGCTGTCCATGCGGGCGTTGGCGGAGAAGCTGCACATCTCGCGGGCGAGCGCGTACTCACGGGTGGAACGGCTGCACCGGGACGGGGTGATCACCGGGTACACGGCGGTGGTGGACCCGGAGCGGTACGGGTTCGGGATCTCGGCGTACGTGTACCTGAAGATCAGCCAGCACTCGTGGAAGGCGGTGCGGCAGCGGGTGCTGGAGATCCCCGAGGTCTGGCACGGGGCACTGGTGTCCGGCGACTACGACCTGGTCCTGCTGGTCCGGGCCCCGGACGCGCACAGCCTGCGGGACCTGGTGCTCTCGCGGTTGCAGACGATGCCGGACGTGACCTCCAGCCACACCGTCCTCATCCTCGACGAACTGCCGACGGACGGCCACCAGCCCGAGCTCTAG